In Anaerolineae bacterium, one genomic interval encodes:
- a CDS encoding carbohydrate ABC transporter permease, whose amino-acid sequence MGSFPRSAGARPLHQAPGRARWLTLGKRSQKRFADATTYVLLLGMGLVSILPLLWMLSTSLKRSNELYVFPPQFIPAEPTLANYLELARFGILTSLRNSAIVATSVTLIVVFTSALAGYAFAKLSLPAGELLFILVLSGLMVPWEVIVIPLFIFVARLGWSNTFHGIILPMCASPFGVFVMRQFMLSMPSELLDAARIDGASEYGIFSRIVLPLTKPALAALSTLVFLGAWNNFLWPLLTTSRTDMRVLPVAIALFKQEFTASYGPMMAAATVGFLPMLILYLAFQRYFVQGITLSGLKG is encoded by the coding sequence ATGGGATCATTCCCCAGGAGTGCCGGCGCCAGGCCCCTGCATCAGGCGCCCGGTCGAGCTCGGTGGCTAACGCTGGGCAAGCGCAGTCAGAAGCGCTTCGCCGACGCTACCACGTACGTTCTCTTGTTGGGCATGGGACTGGTCTCCATCTTGCCCCTATTGTGGATGCTATCCACGTCCCTGAAGCGCAGCAACGAGCTGTACGTCTTCCCGCCGCAGTTCATACCGGCTGAGCCTACTCTGGCCAACTACCTGGAGCTGGCTCGCTTCGGCATCCTTACCTCGCTTCGAAATAGCGCCATAGTCGCCACGTCGGTGACTCTCATCGTGGTCTTCACCTCGGCCTTGGCAGGTTATGCCTTCGCCAAGCTGTCCCTGCCCGCTGGGGAGCTCCTCTTCATCCTGGTCCTCAGCGGCCTGATGGTACCCTGGGAGGTGATCGTCATCCCTCTGTTCATCTTCGTGGCCAGGCTCGGCTGGTCCAACACCTTCCATGGCATCATTCTGCCCATGTGCGCCAGTCCCTTCGGGGTGTTCGTCATGCGTCAGTTCATGCTCAGCATGCCCAGCGAACTGCTTGATGCCGCCCGCATTGACGGCGCCTCAGAGTACGGGATCTTCTCCCGCATCGTCTTGCCGCTCACCAAGCCGGCCCTGGCCGCCTTGTCCACGCTCGTCTTCCTGGGCGCCTGGAACAACTTCCTCTGGCCGCTACTCACCACCAGCCGCACGGACATGCGGGTGCTGCCGGTAGCCATTGCTCTGTTCAAGCAGGAGTTCACCGCCAGCTACGGCCCCATGATGGCGGCCGCCACCGTCGGGTTCCTGCCCATGCTCATCCTGTACCTGGCGTTCCAGCGTTACTTCGTTCAGGGCATCACCCTGTCCGGTCTCAAAGGCTAG